In Pseudofrankia saprophytica, one genomic interval encodes:
- a CDS encoding DUF4097 family beta strand repeat-containing protein: MQKFDTPAPISAVLDIPAGRIQLIAADRADTTVEVLPADPSRSRDVQAAEQATVAYADGVLRIHAPESGKQLFGSPGSLEVTVQLPAGSRVEAKTASCELRGVGRLGDVAFEGAYRHIKIDEAASVRLTAIDGDVEVGRLGGPAQISTTRGGIRIAEAVRGTVVLRTQSGDISVAAAAGVSATLDAGTGHGRTSNTLKNNGTAELDIRATTAHGDITARSL; the protein is encoded by the coding sequence ATGCAGAAGTTCGACACCCCCGCCCCGATCTCCGCCGTCCTGGACATCCCCGCCGGACGCATCCAGCTCATCGCTGCCGACCGCGCCGACACCACCGTCGAGGTCCTGCCCGCCGACCCCTCCAGGAGCCGCGACGTCCAGGCCGCCGAGCAGGCCACCGTCGCCTACGCCGACGGCGTCCTGCGGATCCACGCCCCTGAGTCCGGGAAGCAGCTGTTCGGCTCGCCTGGATCCCTGGAGGTCACCGTCCAGCTGCCCGCCGGCTCCCGCGTCGAGGCGAAGACCGCCAGCTGCGAGCTGCGCGGTGTCGGCCGCCTCGGCGACGTCGCCTTCGAGGGCGCATACCGTCACATCAAGATCGACGAGGCCGCGAGCGTCCGCCTCACCGCGATCGACGGCGACGTCGAGGTCGGCCGGCTGGGTGGCCCCGCGCAGATCAGCACCACGCGGGGCGGCATCCGGATCGCCGAGGCCGTGCGTGGCACGGTCGTGCTCCGCACCCAGTCCGGCGACATCTCGGTCGCCGCCGCCGCCGGCGTGTCGGCCACCCTGGACGCCGGCACCGGCCACGGCCGCACCAGCAACACCCTCAAGAACAACGGCACCGCCGAGCTCGACATCCGCGCCACCACCGCCCACGGCGACATCACCGCCCGCAGCCTCTAG
- a CDS encoding helix-turn-helix domain-containing protein: protein MPGGRLTQQERQRIALGLADSLPYAEIARRLDRPTSTITREVLRNGGPTAYRADLAHRATERRAQRRGPVSTHGTESAPQPHGRDAGAVAEYEETLTTVLMASGLSKMAARVLTCLFTVDAGSLTASQLAQRLQVSPASISKAITFLESQSLVRRERDERRRDRYIVDDELFYQATIASARSNDQLVETARKGVAVLGPHTPAAARLENIARFLDFISESITRAAEQAREVLHTKPETTTASTPTQGIG from the coding sequence ATGCCGGGAGGCAGGCTCACCCAGCAGGAACGCCAGCGGATCGCGCTGGGGCTGGCCGACAGCCTCCCCTACGCCGAGATCGCCCGGCGCCTCGACCGCCCGACCTCGACGATCACGCGTGAGGTGCTGCGCAACGGCGGCCCCACCGCCTACCGCGCCGACCTGGCCCACCGCGCCACCGAACGCCGCGCCCAGCGGCGCGGGCCGGTCTCCACCCACGGGACGGAGTCGGCCCCTCAGCCGCACGGACGCGACGCCGGGGCCGTGGCCGAGTACGAGGAGACGCTCACCACCGTCCTCATGGCCTCGGGCCTGTCCAAGATGGCAGCCCGGGTGCTGACCTGCCTGTTCACCGTCGACGCGGGCAGCCTCACCGCGTCCCAGCTCGCCCAGCGCCTCCAGGTCAGCCCGGCGTCCATCTCCAAGGCGATCACCTTCCTGGAAAGCCAGAGCCTGGTACGCCGGGAGCGTGACGAACGCCGCCGCGACCGCTACATCGTCGACGACGAGCTCTTCTACCAGGCGACGATCGCCAGCGCCCGATCCAACGACCAGCTCGTCGAAACCGCACGCAAGGGCGTCGCCGTCCTCGGCCCCCACACCCCAGCCGCCGCCCGACTGGAGAACATCGCCCGCTTCCTCGACTTCATCAGCGAAAGCATCACCCGCGCCGCCGAACAGGCCCGTGAGGTCCTCCACACCAAACCCGAGACAACCACCGCCTCCACGCCTACCCAGGGCATTGGGTAA
- a CDS encoding nuclear transport factor 2 family protein codes for MTRSKMSLEERVQLLEDREEILQSLIDYGELLDTRDLDAWAELWAEDGEFEMSTGRTARGRAAIKEMLAAVMAKNPPAVIHMEMNPRITIDGDTASSTMLYGVGRTQDDGLTRVVWFGHHYSRHVRTPDGWKIQHRHNTVDLPETGHP; via the coding sequence ATGACCAGAAGCAAGATGAGCCTCGAAGAGCGCGTGCAGTTGCTGGAGGACCGGGAGGAGATCCTGCAGAGCCTGATCGACTACGGCGAGCTGCTCGACACCCGTGACCTCGACGCCTGGGCCGAGCTCTGGGCCGAGGACGGCGAGTTCGAGATGAGCACGGGCCGGACCGCCCGCGGCCGAGCCGCGATCAAGGAGATGCTCGCCGCGGTGATGGCGAAGAACCCGCCGGCGGTGATCCACATGGAGATGAACCCCCGGATCACCATCGACGGCGACACCGCCAGCTCCACCATGCTCTACGGAGTCGGCCGCACCCAGGACGACGGGCTCACGCGGGTCGTCTGGTTCGGGCACCACTACAGCCGGCACGTACGCACGCCCGACGGCTGGAAGATCCAGCACCGCCACAACACCGTGGATCTGCCGGAGACCGGCCACCCCTGA